A region of the Nerophis lumbriciformis linkage group LG13, RoL_Nlum_v2.1, whole genome shotgun sequence genome:
aatgtatttgtgtttgttgtatggcaaacacaaaatatactaaatttttccccaataaatatttcaaagtggaatatttgattggagctttaaatagatcaataattcataacaacattgagtttgaggcattattatgttttgactctcatgacagttttaaagaaaaaagcagCCTGCAGGGCAGCTTTgtattattagagtcaacattatgTTTTTATTGCACTTTATGTTTTTTAATAGGGTTTTTAGAATGTGCCCTGGAGCGTGGTCattcggacatttcctgaaagtgtgAGAGAAAAGTTTTTGAGCTGTTTATACTTTACTAATTCCAGGTCCCTGGGAGTTGATACCAATACTCAACTTTTGTGTGCGTTCAAAAGTGTTCATAAATGTtgagtttttaaaaaatatttatttctatttaacactgagctgtgcttgttttcttacacttctgagtttgATTTGCGTGCGCCGCTGTCGTGGCTGCCCGGTAGCCCTCGGCCATGTTTGACCAGAGACCGGCTGCTGGGGTCTCTGCGACACCGGAGTCCACGTGGAGAGACCGGAAGAGACGGACGGGGGCTGCGGAACAGGCTTCCTGGGCTCTGGCCGGATGGGCTTGTGTCAGACCCTTTAGTCTCCCTGGACAAATTTTCGATCACCTGCGCGTGGTGGACATTGGccaagagctagtgggcagcctaggacggagtcggctctctttgttgctttttttgggtCTCTTCCTGGCTCTCGTgtcgttttaaagacaaaaaaaccTGATTTCTACTTTGGCGCGATAACCGGCTCATGTGTGTTGATTAACCTAAGGCAGGGCTGTTCAACTGGCGGTCCGCGGGCCACATCCAGCTCGGCCCCAATAGCCCCGATGTAACCATTGAAAACTGGGTTGCTCATGTAGGTAGTACTCCCACCACCCAGCAGGGGGAAACAgcaaggcatatgtgtcacaatgaagcagcagtgtggTGAGTACAAGTAGAAGAAGATCCACCCTGAAAATAATCTAAATAGATCGCATAAATGTGACTTTTAACAGctactggacaacaaagtatgaatctaTTGaacttgctgactttgtgatgactTTGGTATTCATGGTcatgttgtttttggctgtttgaatacatgtagcgctgaatttgaccagcagagggcgataaagctacacctaaggtttaattgtgttgagccacatacactgtgtgcaatgtttgatgtgtGTATTAACTCTAAACCTTCATATGCAAAATACGATAAGGGTATCGCAACTGGCTCACCTTTACAGGTACTTGCCCCTGCACCATCTGTGAGCCTGTGGACTTGCTCTCTTCATCTCTCCTTCCATAAGGCACCGGtgggactctgcatggcagggacgtcctcctCCCTGAGCCAAGACTAAGCTTGACCGCATACCTCAACTGGACATGAGTTGGTTGGCGTCAGTAGGTTCTCAAATGGGCACCCCCCATCATTAACGTTTCGTCGAATTAAGTCCATGACGTTTCGGAGGGGCTCAACGGCAGATACAGCGCCCTGGCTCTCCCCCCGCTGAATTCCACCCAACTCTATGTCCCTAGTCCTTCAGTAGGTCGGCTCTGCCACCGCACCTTTCTTTGTATCCAAATCCAGCGTGATGCTTCCCTGCCCTTTTAGTGGTGTTGGCTAGCAGCCGCTTCCTAGCCAGCCCCTCCATCCCCAGCAGTCCGAGGGCTCTCCAGAATGACCGCCCCGCAAAGCCTCTACAGCCCACCTCCACCGGTAGCCTCCAGGCCTTCCTTTCATTTTGCTGGCTCTCGAGGATGAGGGTTTGGTATTTCTTGAGCTAGCGTTTGTACGCCTGCTCCATCCTCTCTTCCCAAGGTACTGTCAGCTCGATAAGCACCATTTGTTTGGTTCctttagaccacagaacaatatCAGGTCTCAGGGTAGTGTGGGCTATCTCCTCTGGGAATTTGAGCTGCTTCTTCAGGTCGGCCCGCACCTCCCGGCCACTTGCCGTGGCCAGGACCACTTTGTTATTCCCTCCTGCAGCTGCGCTTTCACCTGCCCTGATAAAGTGGATGAAGCGAGGCCCATTAGAGAGTTGCCATGTCCTCTTCCTGGCCTGCTCAACACCCTCTGCCGGCTGAGCAAGGATCCGGTCATGACGCCACCGGAACTTGCCATCTGCTAAGCTTGAGTGACAAGAGGAGTGGACATGCTCCAGGTTAGATATCTTTCCGCAGAGTGTGCAGCTGGGGCTCTCTGCCATTCCCCAAGTATGGAGCTTTGATGGGTTGGGCAAGACATCATATGTAGAACACAGCAGGAACCTCCTGCCAGGTTAGAGATCTCTCTTTCACACTCTCCCATCTAGTTCAGCTGCCTTGTTTGTTCATGGCTACTGCCTTGACATGCCGGCTTTCCTCCTCAGCCTTTCAGACATCCCTCTGCACCAAGCCTCGCCGCTCCTTTGGGTCAGTTTTGTTCTAACTTGTTCTGGATGAGCAACCCAGACCAAGTCTTCCCTGGGCTACGGATCCCACAATGTCAGCGTGATGCAGTCGATCCTCCGCCTCCCTCAGTGCTTTGCTGGCTGACCACTTTCTGCCTGACCTGACGACAATGCCTGCCTGCCGTACTCTCTCGTCTTTGCTGTCTCGTAGCATCATAGCCTGGCGTGTTTTTGTCGCCTTGTACTCCTCCACCACTGATGTTATTGGCAGCTGTAGCTTGTTACTACCTGTGCTGTACAGTCCAATGGAACAGAAGCTTCTTGGGACACCCAGTAAAAAAGTAGAATTTCTTGTCCAAGATGATGAAgtcgggggcagcacggtggtagaggggttagtgcgtctgcctcacaatacgaaggtcctgagttcaatcccggccttgggatctttctgtgtggagtttgcatgttctccccgtgactgcgtgggttccctccgggtactccggcttcctcccacctccaaagacatgcacctggggataggttgattggcaacactaaattggccctagtgtgtgaatgttgtctgtctatctgtgttggccctgcgattaggtggcgacttgtccagggtgtaccctgccttcagcccgattgtagctgagataggctccagcgccccccgccaccccgaagggaataagcggtagaaaatggatggatggaagatgatgAAGTCAGTGTCATAAATAATCATAATCAATAatggcaacatgatacatcataaaTGATCATCAGTAATGGCAACCTAATGAataagtaaatgataaataataaatcataaccaATAATGGCAAAATTATACGCCAAAATCAATAATGAATCATAATCAACAATGGCAACATGATAAATAAGAAATCATAATCAATATTAGAAACATGATCAATCATAATCAATAATGACAACATAataagtaaatgataaataataaatcaatcaataatggaaacataataaataagtaaatgatcAATCATAATCAATAATGACAACataagtaaatgataaataataaatcaatcaataatggaaacataataaataagtaaatgatcAATCATAATCAATAATGGCAACATAATAAATAAGTAAagtatacataaaaaataataaatcataatcaaTAATGGCAACataagtaaatgataaataaataattaatcataatcaATAATGGCAACATACTAAATAAGTAAatgataaatacataaataaataatcataataatggcaACATTATAaaagagtaaataaataataaatcataataaataaTGGCAACCTTATAAATAAGTAAATGATATCATAAATGATCATCAATAATGGCAACATGAAAGATCAATGTTCCTAGTTGCAACAACTCACTTGTGTGACACAATCCTCTATACTGCAATACAAGGCGCACACTGGTACTTACCAACTGATgaagtcatgtgaccgcctgccAATCCTATGATGTCACCCTGATGATGTCACCGAAGTCACAAAGGCTTGTCGTTTGGTCACCCAAGGCAGTGCGTGTTGATCGGAGACATCGTGTTGTGACTTTGTGATCCTCGCGTCTGTCTTCTTCATGTCTTCTACGCGTCACGCACACGTCGCACTGAGCCATGTGCCGCCTTAAGGATGACCTTCATccgtccatccgtccattttccacCGCCTAACACATGATACGCCCCGAAACAAGATGGCCTCATGTTTTGTAAACCCTAATGACGTTGCCAATAGGCTTTTTTCGGGCTTGTTGGACAGCCTGAACATCAACGCTGAAGACAGCGCGCTGTAcgaggagaaagtagaggaagtAGTTTCTTCATTTCAGTGTCTCCATTCGGCAAGGGGGTACGAAAGCTGCCTTGAAGCAGGCTCTCCAACCACCGAGTGTTTTCAAGAGGACAACCAAGGTGCGGTCAAAGCACCCTCTGGCCAAAAGTTTGGTCATGTAGAAGGCAAGGACTGTGGCGAAGAAAAGGGAACCTCTCCTTCTTTGACACCATCATCTCCTGAAGAGGAATCCTGTGAATCCGTAGGAGTCCTGAAGTCCACCCAAGAACTCTTGGAACACAACAATGGTTCTATTGCATCCTACCCAGCCTTGCCGTGCTTGGATGACGACATCCAGGGTGCAGCTAACTCAGCCGCCGGTGACCGCCGTGACAGTCTTATTTCAAAATCCAGGACGTCATCATCACAAGAGGAGCGGAACGAAGATGTGTCCACAGCCTCCGCTTTTCAGGCAGCTGATTCTACGGAGGGTTATATCGATGCGGAACAAGAGGAGAGGGTGGAGTCAAAATCCTCGAGCTGCTTCTCCAAAGAGGAGCACAGAGGAGAACCCTCACATGTTGCCAATGACAGGTTTTTGACTCAAGAATCCTCAGGAAACGGAAACAGTCCTACCTCGGGATCCTCGAGTGGCAGCCAGGGTGCTCGGAAACCATCCTGGAGCAGTAGTGGTCACGAATACGATCATGAGGATTATGATAACATCACACCAGAAGAAAAGGTGTCCGAGGAGCAGTATGGGGATGCAAATCGTCAGGGGTTCAATCCTGCAGAGGTCAGTAGTGACGAGGACCAAAGTAGACCATCAAAATCTTTGAGTCCGTCACCAAGGGCGGAGCAGAAAGGCATTGGCACATCACCTTTGGCAAATTCTTATCAAGAGTCAGATCCTGCCAAGATTGATAGTGAAAGAGAGACTCCATCAAAATCTTTAAGCCCATCCCCACGAGAGGTTCAAAAAGGAGATAGAACACCGCCCTTCAGTAGTGATGAGGATGGGGAGAAACCATCAAAATCTTTAAGTCCATCAAAATCCTTCAGTTCATTAAAATCCTCCAGTCCATCAAAATCTTTAAGCCCATCCCCACGAGAGGCTCAGAAAGTAGATAGAACACCGCTCTTTGGTAGTGATGAGGATGAGGAGAAACCATCAAAATCTTTAAGTCCATCAAAATCCTTCAGTTCGATAAAATCCCCCAGTCCATCAAAATCTTCAAGCCCATCACCACGAGAGAAGCAGGAGTTAGAGCCTGTGGAGGTTAATAGAGATGAAGACATGGATAAACCATCAAAATGCTTGCGCTCATCACCACACAACGGGTGGAGTCCAGGTGAAAAAACACTCTTGGGCTCTACTTGTCATGAGTCAGATCTTGTAAAGGTTGATAATGATAAAGGGAAACCATCAAAATCCTCCAGTCCATCAAAATCATTCAATTCATCAACATTTTCGAGCCCATCACCACGAGAGGAGCAGAAAGAGGACAGGACACCACCTTTTACCAGTTCTAGTCAGTACTCAGTTTCTGGAGAGGTCAATGGTGATGAGGACAAGGAGAAACCATCACAATCTTTGGGTACATCACCACAAGAGGGGCAGAAAGGAGAAGGAACATCACCCCTGACTTACTCTTCTCAAGAGTCATATCTGGTAGATGTTGATTGTAAAGAGGAGATAGTGCCAAACAGGTTATCAAAATCTTTGAGTCCATCAAAGAGATTGTCTGTCCCTGAAGAGACCTTGAATGTTATGCATGATTCCTTTCAAGGATCCTTTAGACATGGAAGCAGCTCAGAACCGGTGAGCCACTCCCCAGCGGGTTGTGGCGACAACATCCCGGGCCAACCACACTCGTGCTCCAGTGCTCAAGAAGTAGATCAGGTGGAGAGTGATGACGGTGTCATACTAGAAGACATGGTGTCATCGATTTGCTCCACCCGTACATCTCGACGTAAGGACCAGAACAAAGAAATGTATGCGTTTACTGAACAAGACCGCAAGCCATCAACTCCAGAATGTATAAGAGTTGACAGAGGTTCTCCAGCCTTCTCCCCTGAAGGCTTGGTACGCTTGGACTTTCATTGTGTTGAAGACTTGGCATTACAATCTTTGATCCCATCCCTTTTAGAAAAGCGAAATTCAATTGATACACCTGTCCCCACCTCTCAAGGGAAGGTGCTCATGGAAGCAGACTGTGCATCAAAATCCCTGAGAGCTTCTACGGAGGTTGTTGCAGGCATCAGTTCAGTTCCAGAATTATCACAACATTTAAGTTCTGCGCCACCCGACCACACCGGAGATATCAATGCTGGTGTCATACTAGAAGACATGGTGTCATCGATTTGCTCCACCCGTACATCTCGACGTAAGGACCAGAACGAAGAAATGTATGCGTTTACTGAACAAGACCGCAAGCCATCAACTCCAGAACGTATAAGAGTTGACAGAGGTTCTCCAGCCTTCTCCCCTGAAGGCTTGGTACGCTTGGACTTTCATTGTGTTGAAGACTTGGCATTAAAATCTTTGAGCCCATCCCTTTTAGAAAAGCGAAATTCAATTGATACACCTGTCCCCACCTCTCAAGGGAAGGTGCTCATGGAAGCAGACTGTGCATCAAAATCCCTGGAAGCTTCTACAGAGGTTGTTGCAGGCATCAGTTCAGTTCCAGAATTATCACAGCATTTAAGTTCTGCGCCACCTGACCACACCGGAGATATCAATGCTGAGGCTACTATGGAACCAACCCACATCTCCTCTTGTCTGGAAATCagacacaaactcaaaaatgcatCAAAGTCTTCCCCGCAAGAGAACATCAGTTCGGTGACACAACTTCTGGAGAAGCTCTTTTGTGATGCTCTAGAAACCTGTTCCAGCACCTTATTTCAGACTTTAGTTAGTCAGGTAGATGCCAATGGTGCTACTATGAATGCAGGCAGGCCTTCAAGAAGACCAGTAAAGAAACCACCACGGACAATGAGATTAGCTGAAGATGTCAAAGACACAATCGTTGAATCTAAATCAGATGTTAGACCCGAGAAGGCTGCTTCGAGTCCGGAGGTAACTGCAACTTTGGACAGTATTGTTCATGTTGAACACGGTGGAGGAACAGCTTCAACAACCAAAAGTGTATCTTTGCGGACAGACTCTTCTGCAGAACTCTCCGGACATGGGCGATTGACCGCAGACATACCGGGTGAGTACTTCTCCGCTGCTTTAAAAACATGCTTTATAACATTATTTTAGGCTTTAGTCAGTCATGTACTGGAATATAGTCAAGGTGGATGAGAGGAGGTGCCATCTCAAGTCATAAACCTGCAGAGAGTAAAAGTGTCTTCTGTTGCAGAAGAACATCCTGAAAATGCCACGGCAACCTTGCTAAGCTCTG
Encoded here:
- the LOC133613383 gene encoding uncharacterized protein isoform X2 is translated as MASCFVNPNDVANRLFSGLLDSLNINAEDSALYEEKVEEVVSSFQCLHSARGYESCLEAGSPTTECFQEDNQGAVKAPSGQKFGHVEGKDCGEEKGTSPSLTPSSPEEESCESVGVLKSTQELLEHNNGSIASYPALPCLDDDIQGAANSAAGDRRDSLISKSRTSSSQEERNEDVSTASAFQAADSTEGYIDAEQEERVESKSSSCFSKEEHRGEPSHVANDRFLTQESSGNGNSPTSGSSSGSQGARKPSWSSSGHEYDHEDYDNITPEEKVSEEQYGDANRQGFNPAEVSSDEDQSRPSKSLSPSPRAEQKGIGTSPLANSYQESDPAKIDSERETPSKSLSPSPREVQKGDRTPPFSSDEDGEKPSKSLSPSKSFSSLKSSSPSKSLSPSPREAQKVDRTPLFGSDEDEEKPSKSLSPSKSFSSIKSPSPSKSSSPSPREKQELEPVEVNRDEDMDKPSKCLRSSPHNGWSPGEKTLLGSTCHESDLVKVDNDKGKPSKSSSPSKSFNSSTFSSPSPREEQKEDRTPPFTSSSQYSVSGEVNGDEDKEKPSQSLGTSPQEGQKGEGTSPLTYSSQESYLVDVDCKEEIVPNRLSKSLSPSKRLSVPEETLNVMHDSFQGSFRHGSSSEPVSHSPAGCGDNIPGQPHSCSSAQEVDQVESDDGVILEDMVSSICSTRTSRRKDQNKEMYAFTEQDRKPSTPECIRVDRGSPAFSPEGLVRLDFHCVEDLALQSLIPSLLEKRNSIDTPVPTSQGKVLMEADCASKSLRASTEVVAGISSVPELSQHLSSAPPDHTGDINAGVILEDMVSSICSTRTSRRKDQNEEMYAFTEQDRKPSTPERIRVDRGSPAFSPEGLVRLDFHCVEDLALKSLSPSLLEKRNSIDTPVPTSQGKVLMEADCASKSLEASTEVVAGISSVPELSQHLSSAPPDHTGDINAEATMEPTHISSCLEIRHKLKNASKSSPQENISSVTQLLEKLFCDALETCSSTLFQTLVSQVDANGATMNAGRPSRRPVKKPPRTMRLAEDVKDTIVESKSDVRPEKAASSPETLLQNSPDMGD
- the LOC133613383 gene encoding uncharacterized protein isoform X1, which produces MASCFVNPNDVANRLFSGLLDSLNINAEDSALYEEKVEEVVSSFQCLHSARGYESCLEAGSPTTECFQEDNQGAVKAPSGQKFGHVEGKDCGEEKGTSPSLTPSSPEEESCESVGVLKSTQELLEHNNGSIASYPALPCLDDDIQGAANSAAGDRRDSLISKSRTSSSQEERNEDVSTASAFQAADSTEGYIDAEQEERVESKSSSCFSKEEHRGEPSHVANDRFLTQESSGNGNSPTSGSSSGSQGARKPSWSSSGHEYDHEDYDNITPEEKVSEEQYGDANRQGFNPAEVSSDEDQSRPSKSLSPSPRAEQKGIGTSPLANSYQESDPAKIDSERETPSKSLSPSPREVQKGDRTPPFSSDEDGEKPSKSLSPSKSFSSLKSSSPSKSLSPSPREAQKVDRTPLFGSDEDEEKPSKSLSPSKSFSSIKSPSPSKSSSPSPREKQELEPVEVNRDEDMDKPSKCLRSSPHNGWSPGEKTLLGSTCHESDLVKVDNDKGKPSKSSSPSKSFNSSTFSSPSPREEQKEDRTPPFTSSSQYSVSGEVNGDEDKEKPSQSLGTSPQEGQKGEGTSPLTYSSQESYLVDVDCKEEIVPNRLSKSLSPSKRLSVPEETLNVMHDSFQGSFRHGSSSEPVSHSPAGCGDNIPGQPHSCSSAQEVDQVESDDGVILEDMVSSICSTRTSRRKDQNKEMYAFTEQDRKPSTPECIRVDRGSPAFSPEGLVRLDFHCVEDLALQSLIPSLLEKRNSIDTPVPTSQGKVLMEADCASKSLRASTEVVAGISSVPELSQHLSSAPPDHTGDINAGVILEDMVSSICSTRTSRRKDQNEEMYAFTEQDRKPSTPERIRVDRGSPAFSPEGLVRLDFHCVEDLALKSLSPSLLEKRNSIDTPVPTSQGKVLMEADCASKSLEASTEVVAGISSVPELSQHLSSAPPDHTGDINAEATMEPTHISSCLEIRHKLKNASKSSPQENISSVTQLLEKLFCDALETCSSTLFQTLVSQVDANGATMNAGRPSRRPVKKPPRTMRLAEDVKDTIVESKSDVRPEKAASSPEVTATLDSIVHVEHGGGTASTTKSVSLRTDSSAELSGHGRLTADIPEEHPENATATLLSSGETTEDFKDVLLRRNKRKVHPVGSEKDASKHTCPYRLFKVLQKTTMSKENIQTSKKKHFTPEAPESMEKRETSKVFQTSARKSDVHSSEPGSLVAEASLPNSNTGHYMQKLKKFFARLGSCRVWPNKSTVHEDNKIDAPAKEQRHQTKTSSLKSFQKRIGTG